In Rhinopithecus roxellana isolate Shanxi Qingling chromosome 16, ASM756505v1, whole genome shotgun sequence, a single genomic region encodes these proteins:
- the LOC104680021 gene encoding protein FAM205A-like — MLSPTFVLWDVGYPLYTYGSIFIIILIIWQVKRSHHELNLEAKRSCCRRHQKVRQRARDAASTARRLSQEEAEKPQELLSVMKSLGWLPPEGSLRRILCTDLCCQICNAMALEIQQLLVGENDQISPTLSRSPSQVSSCLEILSVSSVSFEQSLELHSRNTRELSLASVTPTLSQLTDEESLTQSAAQSTYADGIQDYWADHLQLGQEFQVPDVLTGPNTTASSRLEEPRVPLNQEEMMQSNPSFVQGNQGQHHLNSQVSLLSLNPETLNPTHPMALHMVLPAHLPFLSPEVLRLLEVHVKKWMHFQRWGLPRRVEESLRQLMPNPPLYYQPGNDQPVSFNLNNTSQVSLHRFQTISLQTWYSCVSGQPIQTFWVSEWSTMNPEQRHHCQQSPNPMALALPSPALKALRDPHLLSGGQDNDSGSDLQQKYSQLFCGLPSLHSESLVATFMGSQGLPKNENVPKPPLKDAFLFNKLSLPQLLPKTSSQSAPCSSPLSPNWVSPSDHQQAQINVPFLTLAECEALEWHLLQRQLQLQWGWPTALQRSQHTQCLMQHEPCGKAQSPETMTTSQPGKSISVLTRELLFFPEHARKLLEFHIQKQLIHHRWGLPQKIQQSIQLLLTSTNQQTVSYSSPALANVSIPKPVALEAKGACAVLSPTVASVSIPMPHLLTQAKAILQNHMDSKCGQIHQGKIPACVHRSWKCRISGVLAVAPLPCIPENQLLELQAASDPDLHHKVMPWMPTALDQQQQVLPGTVTQHPKLLRVLSVEAIEKLETTLQHKYLAFLSGLPALYYVALSRALAPAVTSQSVITEMVPALMEIPAEPLTQMVSFEEQRISLGPCPQGNNETCTDVAKEFQSAVSVKGTMEMLPLESQTHPANPHSLQTHILTKLNFHLRKKVLEIQWGIPIKARESREQTATAPENISTKKSLESLNHQGEALLQELPIPPDTLPAPNPEGVHLKEQLANDLKAVQQNQRQSGSKAVLKDSAHWVSKISQPSGDMTETHMLCVQVEASVNKPSMEEPWGPEPQSPGKSKDPACVPMLAGKREDPEETKAARDHGEGDTGFGHSSTREERPPAEDQRPAGRLPNQTPRGFWRWSRSFHLADPCQHSSQHHPQFKLPQLPPRVPGEKESDNDLQDNQTELNVILEPEIIPENAQTVVPQASQGQPLLRQPTQGKPFLGQTLQGQVLHGQVMPAHTQMKPSLPESSLRNKIKSFLQHINPKTKGKGHEDSMFSAAAKVAKTRKENVAKSLAPAKSAVGRSKTEKLTGYSKAQSCPSEKLVGPAFLDGPQSLDNKPWLHSRQAGSASAPGHLRHCPHHCPREACATQPGHPP, encoded by the exons ATGTTGAGTCCTACTTTTGTTCTGTGGGATGTTGGATATCCCTTATACACCTATGGCTCCATCTTCATCATTATTCTAATCATCTGGCAAGTGAAAAGGAGCCACCATGAATTGAACTTGGAAGCTAAAAGGAGCTGCTGCCGG cgTCACCAAAAAGTCAGGCAAAGAGCTAGAGATGCAGCATCAACAG CTAGGAGACTTTCTCAGGAAGAAGCTGAGAAGCCACAAGAGCTGCTCTCTGTCATGAAAAG cctgggctggcTTCCCCCGGAGGGAAGTCTGCGGCGAATCCTATGTACAGATCTCTGTTGCCAAATCTGCAATGCCATGGCTCTGGAGATTCAGCAATTGCTGGTGGGTGAGAATGACCAGATCTCCCCAACTTTATCGAGGAGTCCATCACAAGTCTCCTCTTGCCTAGAGATCTTGTCTGTGTCTAGTGTATCCTTTGAGCAGAGTCTAGAGCTCCATTCTAGAAACACCAGAGAACTTTCACTGGCATCTGTAACCCCAACACTGTCACAATTAACAGATGAGGAATCTTTAACCCAGTCAGCTGCCCAGTCAACGTATGCAGATGGCATACAAGATTACTGGGCTGATCACCTCCAGCTAGGGCAGGAATTTCAAGTGCCAGATGTACTCACAGGCCCAAATACCACAGCTTCTTCAAGGCTTGAGGAGCCAAGGGTTCCACTGAACCAGGAGGAGATGATGCAGAGCAACCCCAGCTTTGTCCAGGGGAACCAAGGCCAGCATCACTTGAATTCCCAGGTCTCCTTGCTGTCCCTGAACCCAGAAACCCTGAACCCAACGCATCCGATGGCCTTGCATATGGTCCTCCCTGCCCACCTGCCATTTCTCAGTCCTGAAGTGCTGAGGCTTCTTGAGGTACATGTTAAAAAATGGATGCATTTCCAGAGGTGGGGGCTCCCCAGACGTGTGGAGGAGTCCCTGAGGCAGCTTATGCCAAACCCACCATTGTATTACCAACCTGGAAATGACCAGCCAGTTTCTTTCAACCTGAATAATACTTCTCAGGTCTCTCTTCATAGATTTCAGACCATTTCCCTACAGACCTGGTATTCATGTGTGTCTGGCCAGCCCATCCAGACCTTCTGGGTTTCTGAATGGTCCACCATGAACCCAGAACAAAGACACCACTGTCAGCAAAGCCCAAACCCTATGGCTCTAGCCTTGCCCTCTCCAGCCCTTAAAGCCCTACGTGACCCCCATCTACTGTCTGGGGGACAAGATAATGACTCAGGGAGTGATCTCCAGCAGAAATACAGCCAGCTATTCTGTGGGCTCCCTTCTCTGCACAGTGAGTCCCTGGTTGCCACTTTCATGGGCTCTCAAGGCCTCCCCAAGAATGAAAATGTGCCCAAGCCCCCTTTGAAGGATGCTTTTCTCTTCAACaaactctccctcccccaactgcTCCCTAAAACTTCATCCCAGTCAGCCCCATGCTCTTCCCCACTTTCCCCAAATTGGGTGTCTCCATCTGACCATCAACAAGCTCAGATCAATGTCCCATTTCTGACTTTGGCCGAGTGTGAAGCCTTGGAGTGGCATCTGCTACAGAGGCAACTCCAGCTTCAGTGGGGCTGGCCAACTGCCCTCCAGAGGTCTCAGCACACCCAGTGCCTCATGCAGCATGAGCCCTGTGGCAAAGCTCAGTCTCCTGAGACCATGACAACTTCCCAGCCAGGGAAGTCCATCTCAGTGCTCACCAGAGAGCTACTCTTCTTCCCGGAGCATGCCCGGAAGCTGCTGGAATTCCATATCCAGAAACAGTTGATTCACCATCGCTGGGGCCTGCCTCAGAAGATCCAGCAGTCCATCCAGCTGCTCCTTACCTCCACTAACCAACAGACTGTGTCCTACAGCAGCCCAGCCCTAGCCAATGTGAGCATCCCCAAGCCTGTAGCCCTAGAGGCCAAAGGGGCTTGTGCTGTGCTGTCACCCACTGTGGCCTCAGTGTCCATCCCCATGCCACACTTGTTAACCCAGGCCAAGGCAATATTGCAGAACCACATGGACTCCAAATGTGGACAGATCCACCAGGGCAAGATCCCTGCCTGTGTACATAGGTCCTGGAAATGCAGAATTTCTGGGGTCCTGGCAGTGGCTCCTTTACCCTGCATTCCAGAAAACCAGCTTCTGGAACTGCAGGCAGCAAGTGACCCAGACCTACATCACAAAGTTATGCCCTGGATGCCAACAGCCCTTGATCAGCAGCAACAGGTCTTACCAGGTACTGTCACTCAACACCCTAAGCTGCTCCGAGTCTTGTCCGTGGAAGCCATTGAGAAACTGGAGACAACTTTACAGCACAAGTATCTGGCCTTCCTGTCCGGGCTCCCTGCTCTGTATTATGTGGCGCTCTCCAGGGCCCTGGCCCCGGCAGTCACTAGCCAATCTGTCATCACAGAGATGGTGCCTGCGCTTATGGAAATCCCAGCAGAGCCTCTGACTCAGATGGTTTCATTTGAAGAACAGCGTATAAGCCTTGGGCCATGCCCTCAAGGCAACAATGAGACTTGTACAGATGTTGCAAAAGAATTCCAGTCTGCGGTGTCAGTAAAAGGAACAATGGAGATGCTGCCTCTAGAAAGCCAGACACATCCTGCTAACCCCCACTCACTCCAGACACATATCTTGACCAAACTAAACTTCCACCTGAGAAAAAAGGTCCTAGAGATACAATGGGGAATTCCCATTAAGGCAAGGGAGTCCAGGGAACAAACTGCTACAGCACCAGAGAACATATCCACAAAGAAGTCTCTTGAAAGTCTAAACCACCAAGGGGAGGCATTGCTCCAAGAACTGCCCATCCCACCAGACACTCTTCCTGCCCCTAATCCAGAAGGGGTTCACCTTAAAGAACAGCTGGCCAATGACTTGAAGGCAGTGCAGCAGAACCAAAGGCAATCTGGTTCCAAAGCAGTACTCAAGGATTCTGCCCACTGGGTCTCCAAGATCTCACAACCCAGTGGGGACATGACAGAGACCCACATGCTTTGTGTTCAGGTGGAGGCCAGTGTGAACAAGCCCAGCATGGAGGAACCCTGGGGCCCTGAGCCCCAAAGCCCTGGCAAGAGCAAAGACCCAGCCTGTGTCCCCATGctagcaggaaagagagaggacCCAGAGGAAACCAAAGCAGCCAGGGACCATGGAGAAGGGGATACGGGGTTTGGGCACTCCTCTACCAGAGAAGAGAGACCCCCTGCTGAAGACCAGAGGCCAGCAGGGAGGCTTCCAAACCAGACACCCCGAGGCTTCTGGCGATGGAGCCGTAGCTTTCATCTTGCTGATCCCTGTCAACACAGCTCCCAGCATCACCCTCAGTTTAAGCTCCCACAGCTACCTCCACGAGTCCCTGGGGAGAAAGAATCTGACAATGACCTTCAAGACAATCAAACCGAGCTAAATGTCATCCTTGAACCAGAGATAATTCCTGAGAATGCCCAGACTGTGGTGCCCCAGGCTTCACAGGGTCAGCCTCTCCTGAGGCAACCAACTCAGGGTAAGCCTTTTCTGGGCCAAACTTTGCAAGGCCAGGTTTTGCATGGGCAGGTGATGCCAGCCCATACACAAATGAAGCCCAGCCTTCCAGAGTCTAgcttgagaaataaaattaaatcttttCTGCAGCATATTAACCCCAAGACAAAAGGCAAAGGGCATGAGGACTCCATGTTCTCAGCTGCTGCGAAGGTggccaaaaccagaaaagaaaatgttgcaaaGAGCCTGGCTCCAGCCAAGAGTGCTGTGGGAAGAAGTAAGACAGAGAAGCTGACAGGGTACTCCAAGGCCCAATCTTGTCCTTCTGAGAAGCTGGTGGGCCCAGCTTTCTTGGATGGTCCCCAGTCCCTAGACAACAAGCCGTGGCTACACTCCAGACAAGCTGGCTCTGCCTCAGCCCCGGGCCACCTCCGCCACTGCCCTCATCACTGTCCTCGAGAGGCTTGTGCCACCCAACCAGGGCACCCACCCTAG